Proteins co-encoded in one Quercus robur chromosome 8, dhQueRobu3.1, whole genome shotgun sequence genomic window:
- the LOC126694096 gene encoding ubiquitin-conjugating enzyme E2-17 kDa — translation MASKRINKELKDLQKDPPASCSAGPVADDMFHWQATIMGPADSPFAGGVFLVSIHFPPDYPFKPPKVSFRTKVFHPNINSNGSICLDILKEQWSPALTISKVLLSICSLLTDPNPDDPLVPEIAHMYKTDRAKYETTARSWTQKYAMG, via the exons ATGGCTTCGAAAAGGATCAACAAGGAATTGAAGGACCTCCAGAAAGACCCTCCTGCTTCATGCAGCGCTG GCCCTGTGGCTGATGACATGTTCCACTGGCAAGCAACAATTATGGGTCCTGCAGACAGTCCATTTGCTGGGGGTGTTTTCCTTGTATCCATTCACTTCCCACCAGATTACCCATTCAAGCCACCCAAG GTTTCCTTCCGGACAAAGGTTTTCCACCCTAACATTAACAGCAATGGCAGTATCTGTCTTGACATCCTCAAAGAGCAGTGGAGCCCTGCCCTTACCATATCCAAG GTCCTCCTCTCGATATGCTCACTGCTGACAGATCCAAATCCTGATGATCCTTTGGTGCCTGAGATTGCTCACATGTATAAGACGGACAGAGCAAAGTACGAGACTACTGCCCGATCTTGGACCCAGAAGTATGCCATGGGCTAA
- the LOC126694097 gene encoding probable calcium-binding protein CML21: protein MGNKVGKSESPKKVSKPETKLEAKTVEAMKRRAAAGTSMKSFNSIILKFPKIDESLRNCKVIFKQFDEDSNGAIDYEELKKSFHKLEISCTEEEINDLFQACDINEDKGIDFNEFIVLLCLVYLLKDDAATLHAKARVGMPDLEATFETLVDAFVFLDKNKDGYVSKSEMVQAINETTSGEGSGQIAMKRFEEMDWDKNGMVNFKEFLFAFTGWVGIDDNEDEEEGGEKV from the exons ATGGGAAATAAAGTGGGAAAGAGTGAATCACCAAAAAAGGTCTCAAAACCTGAAACAAAGCTTGAAGCCAAAACGGTTGAAGCTATGAAGCGTAGGGCGGCTGCTGGAACTTCCATGAAGTCATTCAACAGCATAATCTTGAAATTCCCAAAAATTGATGAGAGCTTAAGAAATTGCAAAGTTATTTTTAAGCAATTTG ATGAGGATTCAAATGGTGCAATTGATTATGAGGAGTTGAAAAAAAGTTTCCATAAGTTGGAAATTTCATGTACAGAAGAGGAAATCAATGATCTCTTTCAGGCATGTGATATTAATGAGGACAAGGGAATAGATTTCAATGAGTTCATTGTACTTCTCTGTCTTGTCTATCTTCTCAAAGATGATGCGGCTACCCTTCATGCT AAAGCACGGGTGGGAATGCCCGATCTGGAGGCCACATTTGAAACATTGGTAGATGCATTCGTCTTCTTGGACAAGAACAAGGATGGTTATGTCAGTAAGAGTGAGATGGTCCAAGCCATTAATGAAACTACATCAGGGGAAGGTTCTGGACAAATAGCCATGAAAAGATttg AAGAGATGGATTGGGATAAAAATGGAATGGTGAACTTCAAAGAATTTCTTTTTGCATTCACCGGTTGGGTTGGAATTGATGACAATGAGGACGAGGAAGAAGGCGGAGAGAAGGTCTGA
- the LOC126694098 gene encoding KH domain-containing protein At5g56140 isoform X2: MASSVGGAARYMAYSPSPSAPPSPHLSGLRSAAAAAAASSAAALLDQEKYLTELLAERHKLSPFMPVLPNCYRLINQVLGQSGLEHASPLASGGIFSNGGADVNGWASRFQSEMSGLIQPSSAQNWLSSQCSSSGLIVKRTLRVDIPVEKYPNYNFVGRLLGPRGNSLKRVEASTECRVLIRGRGSIKDPTREEMMRGKPGYEHLNEPLHILVEAELPVEIIDARLMQAREILEDLLKPVDETHDFYKKQQLRELAMINGTLREEGSPMSGSVSPFHNSLGMKRAKTRG, encoded by the exons ATGGCGTCTTCTGTTGGCGGAGCAGCTAGGTACATGGCGTACTCTCCGTCTCCGTCTGCTCCTCCTTCTCCTCACCTCTCCGGCCTCCGCTCAGCCGCTGCCGCCGCCGCCGCTTCCTCCGCCGCTGCACTCCTCGACCAAGAAAA GTATCTCACTGAGTTATTAGCGGAGCGTCACAAGCTTAGTCCATTTATGCCCGTGCTTCCCAATTGCTATCGCTTGATAAACCAAG TTTTAGGTCAAAGTGGGCTTGAACATGCTAGCCCGTTGGCTTCTGGAGGAATATTTTCGAATGGAGGTGCCGATGTGAACGGATGGGCATCACGGTTCCAATCAGAA ATGTCGGGTTTGATACAGCCTTCATCAGCACAAAACTGGCTGAGTTCTCAATGCAGCTCATCTGGTCTTATTGTCAAAAGAACCCTCAGAGTGGATATCCCTGTCGAAAAATATCCTAAT TATAACTTTGTTGGGCGTCTCCTTGGTCCTAGGGGGAACTCTCTCAAGAGGGTGGAAGCAAGTACAGAGTGTCGTGTTCTGATCAGAGGCCGTGGTAGCATTAAGGATCCAACTAGG GAAGAGATGATGAGGGGAAAACCAGGGTATGAGCATTTGAATGAACCTCTCCATATTTTAGTTGAGGCAGAACTACCAGTTGAAATAATCGATGCTCGACTAATGCAAGCACGTGAGATACTTGAAGACTTACTGAAGCCTGTG GATGAAACTCATGATTTCTACAAGAAACAGCAGCTACGAGAGCTAGCAATGATCAATGGTACACTTCGTGAGGAGGGTTCTCCTATGTCTGGTTCAGTTTCCCCCTTCCACAACAGCCTCGGTATGAAGAGGGCAAAGACCAGGGGCTAA
- the LOC126694098 gene encoding KH domain-containing protein At5g56140 isoform X1: MASSVGGAARYMAYSPSPSAPPSPHLSGLRSAAAAAAASSAAALLDQEKYLTELLAERHKLSPFMPVLPNCYRLINQEILRVTTLLGNASVLGQSGLEHASPLASGGIFSNGGADVNGWASRFQSEMSGLIQPSSAQNWLSSQCSSSGLIVKRTLRVDIPVEKYPNYNFVGRLLGPRGNSLKRVEASTECRVLIRGRGSIKDPTREEMMRGKPGYEHLNEPLHILVEAELPVEIIDARLMQAREILEDLLKPVDETHDFYKKQQLRELAMINGTLREEGSPMSGSVSPFHNSLGMKRAKTRG, translated from the exons ATGGCGTCTTCTGTTGGCGGAGCAGCTAGGTACATGGCGTACTCTCCGTCTCCGTCTGCTCCTCCTTCTCCTCACCTCTCCGGCCTCCGCTCAGCCGCTGCCGCCGCCGCCGCTTCCTCCGCCGCTGCACTCCTCGACCAAGAAAA GTATCTCACTGAGTTATTAGCGGAGCGTCACAAGCTTAGTCCATTTATGCCCGTGCTTCCCAATTGCTATCGCTTGATAAACCAAG AAATATTGCGTGTAACCACACTGTTGGGGAATGCATCAGTTTTAGGTCAAAGTGGGCTTGAACATGCTAGCCCGTTGGCTTCTGGAGGAATATTTTCGAATGGAGGTGCCGATGTGAACGGATGGGCATCACGGTTCCAATCAGAA ATGTCGGGTTTGATACAGCCTTCATCAGCACAAAACTGGCTGAGTTCTCAATGCAGCTCATCTGGTCTTATTGTCAAAAGAACCCTCAGAGTGGATATCCCTGTCGAAAAATATCCTAAT TATAACTTTGTTGGGCGTCTCCTTGGTCCTAGGGGGAACTCTCTCAAGAGGGTGGAAGCAAGTACAGAGTGTCGTGTTCTGATCAGAGGCCGTGGTAGCATTAAGGATCCAACTAGG GAAGAGATGATGAGGGGAAAACCAGGGTATGAGCATTTGAATGAACCTCTCCATATTTTAGTTGAGGCAGAACTACCAGTTGAAATAATCGATGCTCGACTAATGCAAGCACGTGAGATACTTGAAGACTTACTGAAGCCTGTG GATGAAACTCATGATTTCTACAAGAAACAGCAGCTACGAGAGCTAGCAATGATCAATGGTACACTTCGTGAGGAGGGTTCTCCTATGTCTGGTTCAGTTTCCCCCTTCCACAACAGCCTCGGTATGAAGAGGGCAAAGACCAGGGGCTAA
- the LOC126694099 gene encoding THO complex subunit 3 isoform X2, with translation MEGTSTAVPFKNLHSREYQGHKKKVHSVAWNCTGTKLASGSVDQTARLWHIEPHGHGKVKDIELKGHTDSVDQLCWDPKHGDLIATASGDKTVRLWDARSGKCSMQTELSGENINITYKPDGTHIAVGNRDDELTILDVRKFKPMHKRKFSYEVNEIAWNMTGEMFFLTTGNGTVEVLAYPSLRPLDTLVAHTAGCYCIAIDPMGRYFAVGSADSLVSLWEISEMLCVRTFTKLEWPVRTISFNYTGDYIASASEDLFIDISNVHTGRTVHQIPCRAAMNSVEWNPKYNLLAYAGDDKNKYQADEGVFRIFGFESP, from the exons ATGGAGGGAACAAGTACAGCAGTACCATTCAAGAACCTCCATAGTCGAGAGTATCAAGGTCACAAGAagaag GTGCATTCGGTGGCTTGGAATTGCACCGGCACAAAGCTCGCTTCCGGTTCTGTCGATCAAACCGCTCGACTTTGGCACATTGAGCCACACGGCCAT GGTAAGGTTAAGGATATTGAATTGAAGGGTCACACTGATAGTGTAGATCAGCTGTGTTGGGATCCCAAACATGGCGATCTAATTGCTACTGCATCCGGTGACAAGACTGTTCGTTTGTGGGACGCTCGAA GTGGAAAATGCTCAATGCAGACAGAACTCAGTGGGGAGAACATTAACATCACTTACAAACCTGATGGTACACACATAGCTGTTGGTAATAGG GATGATGAATTGACAATACTGGATGTTCGGAAATTTAAACCAATGCATAAGCGCAAGTTCAGTTATGAG GTAAATGAGATTGCGTGGAACATGACAGGGGAGATGTTCTTCTTGACAACTGGAAATG GTACTGTTGAAGTACTAGCATACCCATCTCTGCGACCACTTGACACCCTCGTGGCTCATACAGCTGGTTGCTATTGTATAGCAATTGATCCAATGGGAAG ATATTTTGCTGTTGGAAGTGCTGATTCCCTAGTAAGCCTGTGGGAGATATCGGAGATGCTCTGTGTGCGAACATTTACAAAACTTGA ATGGCCTGTCCGCACAATAAGCTTTAATTACACTGGAGATTATATTGCTTCTGCCAGTGAAGACTTGTTTATTGATATA TCAAACGTTCATACTGGACGAACAGTGCATCAGATACCATGTCGGGCCGCTATGAACAGTGTGGAATGGAATCCTAAGTACAATTTACTCGCGTATGCTGGGGATGACAAGAACAAATATCAGGCTGATGAAG GTGTTTTTAGAATATTTGGCTTTGAAAGCCCCTAA
- the LOC126694099 gene encoding THO complex subunit 3 isoform X1: MEGTSTAVPFKNLHSREYQGHKKKVHSVAWNCTGTKLASGSVDQTARLWHIEPHGHGKVKDIELKGHTDSVDQLCWDPKHGDLIATASGDKTVRLWDARSGKCSMQTELSGENINITYKPDGTHIAVGNRVCSTVLFQDDELTILDVRKFKPMHKRKFSYEVNEIAWNMTGEMFFLTTGNGTVEVLAYPSLRPLDTLVAHTAGCYCIAIDPMGRYFAVGSADSLVSLWEISEMLCVRTFTKLEWPVRTISFNYTGDYIASASEDLFIDISNVHTGRTVHQIPCRAAMNSVEWNPKYNLLAYAGDDKNKYQADEGVFRIFGFESP, encoded by the exons ATGGAGGGAACAAGTACAGCAGTACCATTCAAGAACCTCCATAGTCGAGAGTATCAAGGTCACAAGAagaag GTGCATTCGGTGGCTTGGAATTGCACCGGCACAAAGCTCGCTTCCGGTTCTGTCGATCAAACCGCTCGACTTTGGCACATTGAGCCACACGGCCAT GGTAAGGTTAAGGATATTGAATTGAAGGGTCACACTGATAGTGTAGATCAGCTGTGTTGGGATCCCAAACATGGCGATCTAATTGCTACTGCATCCGGTGACAAGACTGTTCGTTTGTGGGACGCTCGAA GTGGAAAATGCTCAATGCAGACAGAACTCAGTGGGGAGAACATTAACATCACTTACAAACCTGATGGTACACACATAGCTGTTGGTAATAGGGTATGTTCTACAGTCCTGTTTCAG GATGATGAATTGACAATACTGGATGTTCGGAAATTTAAACCAATGCATAAGCGCAAGTTCAGTTATGAG GTAAATGAGATTGCGTGGAACATGACAGGGGAGATGTTCTTCTTGACAACTGGAAATG GTACTGTTGAAGTACTAGCATACCCATCTCTGCGACCACTTGACACCCTCGTGGCTCATACAGCTGGTTGCTATTGTATAGCAATTGATCCAATGGGAAG ATATTTTGCTGTTGGAAGTGCTGATTCCCTAGTAAGCCTGTGGGAGATATCGGAGATGCTCTGTGTGCGAACATTTACAAAACTTGA ATGGCCTGTCCGCACAATAAGCTTTAATTACACTGGAGATTATATTGCTTCTGCCAGTGAAGACTTGTTTATTGATATA TCAAACGTTCATACTGGACGAACAGTGCATCAGATACCATGTCGGGCCGCTATGAACAGTGTGGAATGGAATCCTAAGTACAATTTACTCGCGTATGCTGGGGATGACAAGAACAAATATCAGGCTGATGAAG GTGTTTTTAGAATATTTGGCTTTGAAAGCCCCTAA
- the LOC126694100 gene encoding uncharacterized protein LOC126694100 has translation MAQIKDTHIVEIPVDEEHQQKQLLSAIQHHPLMEISESPGHLLLLKLWQREEDLYGRRIALKETRIDSLKREIFQLCCFLFIFHGLFLTMLFTSSIKSQDQDQHTHDTCKKWWIPALLLLSTSSAVVLLVQVKLFRFWKVWKQLQRERNDNRALARCIQELRMKGASFDLSKEPQCGKKMKSSSVEIKWKPLTWCSQYLITIALVCFTGLVFPASEFIICGF, from the coding sequence ATGGCCCAAATCAAAGATACCCACATCGTAGAAATCCCAGTAGATGAAGAGCACCAACAAAAGCAACTCTTATCTGCAATCCAACACCACCCATTAATGGAAATCTCAGAAAGCCCCGGCCATCTCTTGCTTCTCAAGCTCTGGCAAAGAGAAGAGGATCTTTATGGCCGGCGCATTGCTCTCAAAGAAACTAGAATAGACTCTCTCAAGAGAGAAATTTTCCAACTTTGCTgtttccttttcatctttcatGGACTTTTCTTGACTATGTTGTTTACCTCTTCCATTAAGTCCCAAGATCAGGACCAGCATACACATGATACTTGTAAGAAATGGTGGATACCGGCTCTTTTATTGCTGTCCACCTCGTCTGCTGTTGTGTTATTGGTTCAGGTGAAGCTTTTCAGGTTCTGGAAGGTGTGGAAGCAGTTGCAAAGGGAGAGGAATGATAACCGAGCGCTTGCGAGGTGTATTCAGGAACTGAGGATGAAAGGGGCTAGCTTTGATTTGTCTAAAGAGCCCCAATGTgggaagaagatgaaaagctccAGCGTTGAGATCAAATGGAAGCCACTTACTTGGTGTTCTCAGTATCTGATTACCATTGCTCTTGTCTGCTTTACAGGTTTGGTGTTTCCGGCTAGCGAGTTCATCATCTGTGGCTTCTAA